In Streptomyces sp. SN-593, a single genomic region encodes these proteins:
- a CDS encoding phosphoribosylaminoimidazolesuccinocarboxamide synthase, whose amino-acid sequence MPGFVDKPEPVQVPGLTHLHTGKVRDLYRNDAGDLVMVASDRTSAYDWVLPSLIPDKGRVLTRLSMWWFDQLADLVPHHVISTEVPAGAPADWEGRTMVCRSLRMVPVEAVARGYLTGSGLVEYDRARTVCGVALPEGLVDGSQLPAPIFTPATKAAVGEHDENVSYEEVARQVGAETAALLRQHTLAVYTRARDIAAERGLILADTKFEFGYDDGATTRDGGGVPLVLADEVLTPDSSRFWPADGWEPGHAQPSYDKQFIRDWLTSDASGWDRHGHLPPPELPQAVIDQSRARYVEAFERLTGLPWS is encoded by the coding sequence ATGCCCGGATTCGTCGACAAGCCCGAGCCCGTACAGGTGCCCGGCCTGACCCACCTGCACACCGGGAAGGTACGGGACCTGTACCGGAACGACGCGGGCGACCTGGTGATGGTGGCCAGCGACCGCACCTCCGCGTACGACTGGGTGCTGCCCAGCCTCATCCCGGACAAGGGCAGGGTGCTGACCCGGCTGTCGATGTGGTGGTTCGACCAGCTCGCCGACCTGGTGCCCCACCACGTCATCTCCACCGAGGTGCCCGCCGGCGCCCCCGCCGACTGGGAGGGGCGCACCATGGTCTGCCGCTCGCTGCGGATGGTCCCGGTCGAGGCGGTGGCCCGCGGCTACCTCACCGGCTCCGGCCTGGTCGAGTACGACCGCGCCCGCACCGTCTGCGGGGTCGCCCTGCCGGAGGGCCTGGTCGACGGCTCGCAACTGCCCGCGCCGATCTTCACCCCCGCGACCAAGGCCGCGGTCGGCGAGCACGACGAGAACGTCTCGTACGAGGAGGTGGCCCGCCAGGTCGGCGCGGAGACCGCGGCGCTGCTGCGGCAGCACACCCTCGCGGTGTACACCCGGGCACGCGACATCGCCGCCGAGCGCGGGCTGATCCTGGCGGACACCAAGTTCGAGTTCGGCTACGACGACGGCGCGACGACGCGGGACGGCGGCGGTGTGCCGCTGGTGCTCGCCGACGAGGTGCTGACCCCCGACTCCTCCCGCTTCTGGCCCGCGGACGGTTGGGAGCCCGGGCACGCCCAGCCGTCGTACGACAAGCAGTTCATCCGGGACTGGCTCACCTCCGACGCGTCCGGGTGGGACCGGCACGGCCACCTGCCCCCGCCGGAGCTGCCCCAGGCCGTCATCGACCAGTCCCGCGCCCGCTACGTCGAGGCGTTCGAGCGGCTGACCGGGCTGCCCTGGTCGTAG
- a CDS encoding esterase-like activity of phytase family protein, with product MRTKALLAAPTVLLTAVACLAGTGTAQAHGGGPAARPGRPAAGTCSADVTLDGFSDALDKTTFDGAYVGNLSALAPDAHGTLDALSDRSQLFTLGGRTLAGLTPEKVVPLADENGQPLDSEALAVDRDGTRLITSETEPSIRRYSRDGSRILGSLPVPGSLQVAPAGRATSNLTFEGLAFQPGGRTLVASMEGALSGDDSGLVRFQTWQREGGGADFTLGRQYAYHVDTDANGTLLGVSDIAATGDGRLLVLERGYTAGVGNTVRLYLADPSHATDVSRVTDLTGQKDVKVMPKTLLADIGSCPSLGATAKQPQPNPLLDNIEGIAVTGHAPGGGLRLLLVSDDNQSATQVTRFYALTARLPKH from the coding sequence GTGCGCACCAAGGCCCTACTCGCCGCCCCCACCGTCCTGCTGACCGCCGTGGCCTGCCTGGCCGGCACCGGCACCGCCCAGGCCCACGGCGGCGGCCCGGCGGCCCGGCCCGGCCGGCCGGCGGCGGGCACCTGCTCCGCGGACGTCACCCTCGACGGCTTCTCCGACGCCCTGGACAAGACGACCTTCGACGGCGCCTACGTCGGCAACCTCTCCGCGCTCGCGCCGGACGCGCACGGCACCCTGGACGCCCTGTCCGACCGCTCGCAGCTCTTCACGCTCGGCGGCCGCACCCTGGCCGGCCTCACGCCGGAGAAGGTCGTCCCGCTCGCCGACGAGAACGGCCAGCCGCTGGACTCCGAGGCGCTGGCCGTCGACCGCGACGGCACCCGGCTGATCACCTCCGAGACCGAGCCGTCGATCCGCCGCTACAGCCGCGACGGGTCGCGGATACTCGGCAGCCTGCCGGTGCCCGGGTCGCTCCAGGTCGCCCCCGCCGGGCGGGCCACCTCCAACCTGACCTTCGAGGGCCTGGCGTTCCAGCCCGGCGGCCGCACCCTGGTGGCGTCCATGGAGGGCGCGCTGTCCGGCGACGACTCCGGCCTCGTCCGCTTCCAGACCTGGCAACGCGAGGGCGGGGGAGCGGACTTCACGCTCGGCCGGCAGTACGCCTACCACGTCGACACCGACGCCAACGGCACTCTGCTGGGGGTGTCCGACATCGCGGCCACCGGCGACGGCCGGCTGCTGGTGCTGGAGCGCGGCTACACCGCGGGCGTCGGCAACACCGTACGGCTGTACCTGGCCGACCCGTCCCACGCCACCGACGTCAGCCGCGTCACCGACCTGACCGGGCAGAAGGACGTCAAGGTCATGCCGAAGACGCTGCTCGCCGACATCGGCTCCTGCCCGTCGCTGGGTGCCACCGCCAAGCAGCCCCAGCCGAACCCGCTGCTGGACAACATCGAGGGCATCGCCGTCACCGGCCACGCGCCCGGCGGCGGGCTGCGCCTGCTGCTCGTCAGCGACGACAACCAGAGCGCCACGCAGGTCACCCGGTTCTACGCGCTGACCGCGCGGTTGCCGAAGCACTGA
- a CDS encoding N,N-dimethylformamidase beta subunit family domain-containing protein, translating into MDVGEVRRWESGALAHGVSDPFGQGPLPWLTGEPQYPGDDGRVVPWYVDLAASNGRAPRKPHLPGPRTADDVRRQIKGFATQAAAAPGEAIDFRITVDPPQEFTVDVYRIGHYGGDGAAQVTASPRLSGIAQPAPLVAGRTVSCHHWWQSWRLHIPPYWKTGAYVAVLTTADGYRSHVPFTVRDLEAPADLLLLLPDITWQAYNLYPEDGRTGASLYHAWDDEGRLLGEQEAAATVSFDRPYAGAGLPLHIGHAYDFVRFAERYGYDLAYADSRDLHAGRIDPDRYRALVFPGHDEYWSRPMRESAERAREGGTSLVFLSANTMYWQVELAPAADGGPDRLLTCRKRRGEGGQGEAAKGRTALWRDQGEPEQTLIGVQYAGRVPQPAPLVVRNADHWLWEATGATEGTEIPGLVAGEADRYFPRTPLPDTIERILLAHSPYEGTDGRRCHQETSLYRAPSGAYVFASGTFAWSPALDRPGHVDPRVQRATANLLDRICKRD; encoded by the coding sequence ATGGACGTGGGGGAAGTACGGCGGTGGGAGTCGGGGGCGCTGGCACACGGGGTCTCGGACCCGTTCGGGCAGGGGCCGCTGCCCTGGCTGACGGGAGAACCGCAGTATCCGGGCGACGACGGCCGGGTGGTGCCGTGGTACGTGGACCTCGCCGCGAGCAACGGCAGGGCGCCGCGCAAACCGCACCTGCCCGGACCGCGCACCGCGGACGACGTGCGCCGCCAGATCAAGGGCTTCGCCACGCAGGCCGCGGCCGCCCCCGGTGAGGCGATCGACTTCAGGATCACCGTGGACCCGCCGCAGGAGTTCACCGTCGACGTCTACCGGATCGGCCACTACGGCGGCGACGGCGCCGCCCAGGTCACCGCGAGCCCCCGGCTGTCCGGCATCGCGCAGCCCGCCCCGCTGGTGGCCGGCCGGACCGTGTCGTGCCACCACTGGTGGCAGTCCTGGCGGCTGCACATCCCGCCGTACTGGAAGACCGGCGCCTATGTCGCGGTCCTCACCACCGCCGACGGCTACCGCAGCCACGTGCCGTTCACCGTGCGGGACCTGGAGGCGCCGGCCGACCTGCTGCTCCTGCTGCCGGACATCACCTGGCAGGCGTACAACCTCTACCCCGAGGACGGCCGGACCGGCGCCAGCCTCTACCACGCGTGGGACGACGAGGGCCGGCTGCTCGGCGAGCAGGAGGCGGCCGCCACCGTCTCCTTCGACCGCCCCTACGCCGGCGCGGGCCTGCCCCTGCACATCGGCCACGCCTACGACTTCGTCCGGTTCGCCGAGCGGTACGGCTACGACCTCGCCTACGCCGACTCCCGCGACCTGCACGCGGGCCGGATCGACCCCGACCGCTACCGGGCCCTGGTCTTCCCCGGGCACGACGAGTACTGGTCCCGCCCGATGCGCGAGTCCGCCGAGCGGGCCCGGGAGGGCGGCACCTCGCTGGTCTTCCTCTCCGCGAACACCATGTACTGGCAGGTGGAGCTGGCGCCGGCCGCCGACGGCGGCCCGGACCGGCTGCTGACCTGCCGCAAGCGCCGCGGCGAGGGCGGCCAGGGCGAGGCGGCGAAGGGCCGCACCGCGCTGTGGCGCGACCAGGGCGAGCCGGAGCAGACGCTGATCGGCGTGCAGTACGCCGGCCGGGTGCCGCAGCCCGCGCCGCTGGTGGTCCGCAACGCCGACCACTGGCTGTGGGAGGCCACCGGCGCCACCGAGGGCACGGAGATCCCCGGACTGGTGGCGGGCGAGGCCGACCGCTACTTCCCGCGCACCCCGCTGCCGGACACCATCGAGCGCATCCTGCTCGCCCACTCCCCGTACGAGGGGACCGACGGCCGCCGGTGCCACCAGGAGACGTCGCTGTACCGCGCGCCCAGCGGGGCGTACGTCTTCGCGTCCGGGACCTTCGCCTGGTCGCCCGCGCTCGACCGGCCCGGCCACGTGGACCCGCGGGTGCAGCGGGCGACGGCGAACCTGCTGGACCGGATCTGCAAGCGGGACTGA